One segment of Acidobacteriota bacterium DNA contains the following:
- a CDS encoding c-type cytochrome, giving the protein MKTKVITFATLGVLIVCALGWLASAQSTKASPKSADVEKGRKIFNQYCATCHGLTGKGGGPAAAALKVEPPDLTAIQQVGEKFPFSRVQTKIDGEKEVTAHGSSKMPIWGAIFRRTSGELQRHADVYCLVKYIESIQRVK; this is encoded by the coding sequence ATGAAAACAAAAGTAATCACTTTTGCAACGCTTGGGGTTTTAATAGTATGTGCGCTGGGCTGGCTCGCTTCGGCTCAGAGCACCAAGGCCAGCCCAAAGTCAGCGGACGTTGAAAAGGGCCGAAAGATCTTCAATCAATACTGCGCGACGTGCCACGGCCTCACCGGAAAAGGCGGAGGGCCTGCCGCGGCGGCACTGAAGGTGGAACCTCCAGACCTGACAGCAATTCAACAGGTAGGCGAGAAGTTCCCGTTCAGTCGGGTCCAGACCAAGATCGACGGAGAGAAGGAGGTCACGGCTCACGGGTCGAGTAAGATGCCTATTTGGGGAGCGATCTTCAGACGCACCAGCGGCGAGTTGCAACGACACGCCGATGTGTACTGCCTTGTGAAGTATATCGAGTCAATTCAGCGGGTGAAGTAG